One Desulfatiglans anilini DSM 4660 DNA segment encodes these proteins:
- a CDS encoding CpaF family protein — MRFNARPATQQPSSPKQLPDEYFNFRSKVHDRLLDTLDFSVFDRLDPETLRSRIRSLLEKILKENSELPLNLTEREKVLSELEDEVLGLGLLEPMLKDPTVSDILVNAYNQVYVERFGKLEPTNARFKDNQHLMRIIDKIVSAVGRRVDESNPMVDARLADGSRVNVIIPPLALEGPILSIRRFSVTPLEIEDLIRFKTVPETISDILRGLVQTRHNILIAGGTGSGKTTFLNILSRFIPEGERIITIEDAAELQLKQVHIVRLETRPPNIEGKGEVTQRDLVRNCLRMRPDRIVLGEVRGGEALDMLQAMNTGHDGSITTIHANSARDALLRLETMVSMANFDIPSQSIKKYISSAIDIIVHIARLSDGTRKMMSLIELSGMEGSVITTQEIVTFRQTGIGENGRVKGRFQFSGIRPHFMEKFTVAGVKVPPNLFDPSNILDV, encoded by the coding sequence ATGCGATTCAATGCCCGACCCGCCACCCAACAACCCTCGAGTCCCAAACAGCTGCCGGATGAGTATTTCAACTTCCGGTCGAAGGTCCATGATCGCCTTTTGGACACCCTTGATTTCTCGGTGTTCGACCGTCTGGACCCTGAAACGCTCCGATCCAGGATCCGAAGTCTGCTCGAGAAGATCCTGAAGGAAAACTCCGAGCTTCCCCTCAATCTGACGGAAAGGGAAAAGGTCCTGTCCGAGCTCGAGGACGAGGTTTTGGGGCTGGGTCTGCTCGAACCCATGCTGAAGGACCCGACCGTCTCGGATATCCTGGTCAATGCCTACAACCAGGTCTACGTCGAGCGGTTCGGGAAGCTCGAGCCCACCAACGCCCGTTTCAAAGACAATCAGCACCTTATGCGCATCATCGACAAGATCGTCTCCGCCGTCGGGCGGCGGGTGGACGAATCCAATCCCATGGTGGACGCACGGCTCGCCGACGGCTCGCGGGTAAACGTCATCATCCCGCCCTTGGCCCTGGAGGGCCCCATCCTCTCCATCAGGCGGTTCTCTGTCACGCCCCTGGAGATAGAGGATCTGATCCGCTTCAAGACTGTGCCGGAGACGATCTCGGACATTCTGAGGGGCCTCGTGCAGACCCGGCACAACATATTGATCGCCGGCGGAACCGGCAGCGGAAAAACGACCTTCCTGAACATCCTCTCCCGCTTCATCCCTGAAGGGGAGCGCATCATCACCATCGAGGATGCAGCGGAACTGCAGCTGAAACAGGTCCACATCGTCCGGCTCGAAACCCGGCCGCCGAACATCGAAGGCAAAGGCGAGGTCACCCAGAGGGATCTCGTCAGAAACTGCCTCCGGATGAGACCCGACCGGATCGTGCTCGGTGAGGTTCGCGGCGGGGAGGCCCTCGATATGCTGCAGGCGATGAACACGGGGCATGACGGTTCCATCACCACCATTCATGCGAACTCGGCCCGGGACGCCCTCCTGCGCCTCGAGACCATGGTCTCCATGGCCAATTTCGATATCCCGAGCCAGTCGATCAAGAAATACATCAGCAGCGCTATCGACATCATCGTGCACATCGCCAGGCTTTCGGACGGGACGAGAAAGATGATGAGCCTGATCGAGCTCTCCGGCATGGAAGGGAGCGTCATCACGACGCAGGAGATCGTCACCTTCAGGCAAACCGGCATCGGAGAGAACGGCAGGGTGAAAGGCCGGTTCCAATTCAGCGGCATCAGGCCGCATTTCATGGAAAAGTTCACCGTGGCAGGGGTCAAAGTGCCTCCGAATCTCTTCGATCCCTCCAACATTCTGGATGTCTGA
- a CDS encoding AAA family ATPase: protein MPKDTILVSLSTDNTNTETFKEIIRFTEGFDILNPTDKRRPDLLILELGDKVEAQFALIESLLEKKAVGEIFLTSDKVDPGLLRRAMRLGVKEFFPQPIPVEEVKHALEGFRLRHTPSTSGVDDEQSCKILHVTGSKGGVGTTTAAVNLAVNLAKRKSRPSVVLVDMNFVSGEIPVFLDIHPKYHWGEISRNIDRLDNTFLASVMTKHSSGLDVLASPHSLSGNERATPEIARHILMLLKEIYRFIVVDTGHSTDETSLAILEMADHLLLLCILSLPCLANTRKLLHSYKELGYPKEHINVIANRCLKKSDIALKDAEEAIGQDFFFVLPNDYYTTMTAINLGKPLIDLAPKAEISNALKRLTDTLIPPDRQKASKGRQFLRFLKR from the coding sequence ATGCCCAAAGACACCATCTTGGTCAGTTTGTCAACCGATAACACAAACACGGAAACCTTCAAAGAGATAATCAGATTTACAGAGGGATTCGACATTCTGAATCCCACGGACAAACGGCGGCCCGATCTCTTGATCCTGGAACTGGGAGATAAGGTCGAAGCGCAGTTCGCATTGATCGAATCGCTCCTCGAGAAGAAGGCTGTAGGGGAGATTTTTCTCACTTCCGACAAAGTCGATCCCGGTCTGCTGAGACGCGCCATGCGGCTCGGGGTGAAGGAATTCTTCCCCCAACCCATTCCAGTCGAGGAGGTAAAGCACGCGCTCGAAGGGTTCAGGCTGAGGCATACGCCTTCGACCTCCGGCGTGGACGATGAGCAAAGCTGCAAGATCCTTCACGTAACCGGGAGCAAAGGCGGGGTGGGGACCACGACGGCAGCCGTCAACCTGGCCGTCAACCTGGCAAAAAGAAAATCACGCCCGAGCGTGGTTCTGGTCGACATGAACTTCGTTTCCGGAGAGATACCGGTTTTTTTGGATATTCATCCAAAATATCACTGGGGAGAAATCTCACGGAATATAGACCGGCTCGACAATACGTTTCTTGCCAGCGTCATGACCAAGCATTCATCGGGTCTCGATGTTCTCGCTTCGCCCCATTCGTTAAGCGGTAATGAGAGGGCGACACCTGAGATCGCTCGACATATCCTCATGCTGCTCAAGGAAATTTACAGATTTATCGTCGTCGATACCGGTCACTCCACGGATGAGACCTCTCTCGCCATCCTCGAGATGGCGGACCATTTACTGCTCCTTTGCATTCTGAGCCTGCCGTGCCTTGCCAACACAAGGAAATTGCTGCATTCCTACAAGGAACTCGGATATCCGAAAGAGCACATTAACGTCATCGCAAACCGATGCCTGAAGAAATCGGACATCGCTTTGAAGGATGCCGAGGAGGCTATCGGCCAAGATTTTTTCTTCGTTCTTCCAAATGACTATTACACAACGATGACCGCCATCAACCTGGGGAAACCTTTGATCGATCTCGCCCCTAAAGCAGAGATATCGAATGCCTTGAAGCGCTTGACGGATACCCTCATCCCTCCGGACAGGCAAAAAGCCTCAAAGGGCAGACAGTTTCTGAGATTCCTCAAGCGTTAA
- a CDS encoding TadG family pilus assembly protein, with amino-acid sequence MFLPAMLRDQKGAVAILTAFSIVILIGFAALAIDIANLLAAKNELQNAADAAALAGAQVLYLEDGSAVNPGANETAYETAIAHLSQGVAIETGEDYASNTGDIQRGHWNWISHTFVENASTLPTELWDVSDEQLAENTDFINAVRVAVKRESTPVTAFFARIFGYEGFALEATAVAWIGFAGSIEPYDVDLPFTLCAQAITHDQSVHGKYTCDYGRTTNSGNNADTFNTAAWANLDQDGGANTNDILPFIDRPVCEGGNTDPIFFNLGLSTTGGAVQPLYDDLVYCWEKITNKTTPWKVTLPVIDCGDSRNPSGRLGLVGVLTLHIVWAKDNASVSKFNDIPVEMEGLPEMGISDWSQAADCLMDADGNSIDLGTAEGREACWISFAKHFRLNSVYSNNTPADFMKNTIYFIPDCSPHKPTGNSSMNNFGILAKHPVLVQ; translated from the coding sequence ATGTTTTTGCCCGCCATGCTGAGGGACCAGAAGGGTGCGGTCGCCATCCTGACCGCCTTCTCTATCGTTATCCTGATCGGGTTCGCCGCCCTGGCCATCGACATCGCCAATCTGCTGGCGGCCAAGAACGAGCTTCAGAATGCCGCCGATGCCGCCGCCCTGGCCGGCGCGCAGGTCCTTTACCTCGAGGACGGTTCGGCTGTCAATCCCGGGGCCAACGAGACCGCCTATGAAACGGCGATCGCCCATCTGAGCCAGGGGGTTGCAATCGAGACCGGAGAGGATTATGCTTCCAACACCGGCGACATCCAGCGAGGACACTGGAACTGGATCAGCCACACCTTTGTGGAGAACGCCTCCACATTGCCGACCGAACTCTGGGATGTCAGCGATGAGCAGTTGGCCGAAAACACGGACTTTATCAATGCGGTTCGAGTGGCTGTGAAGCGGGAGAGCACCCCTGTGACGGCCTTTTTCGCGCGGATCTTCGGCTATGAAGGGTTCGCTCTGGAGGCCACTGCGGTTGCATGGATCGGGTTCGCCGGCTCCATAGAGCCATATGACGTGGATCTGCCCTTCACCCTCTGCGCACAGGCCATCACGCACGATCAAAGCGTCCACGGAAAGTACACATGCGATTACGGACGCACCACCAACAGCGGCAACAACGCGGATACCTTCAATACCGCGGCATGGGCGAACCTGGACCAGGACGGAGGGGCCAATACGAACGATATCCTCCCCTTTATCGACCGCCCCGTTTGTGAAGGCGGAAACACGGATCCGATCTTCTTCAACTTGGGGCTTTCAACCACCGGCGGGGCCGTGCAGCCATTATATGACGATCTGGTTTACTGCTGGGAAAAGATCACGAACAAAACCACACCCTGGAAGGTGACGCTGCCCGTCATCGACTGCGGAGACAGCCGCAATCCAAGCGGGAGATTGGGTTTGGTGGGGGTGCTGACGCTTCATATCGTATGGGCGAAAGACAACGCCTCCGTATCAAAGTTTAACGATATCCCTGTGGAGATGGAAGGCCTCCCGGAAATGGGTATTTCGGATTGGAGCCAGGCGGCGGATTGCCTCATGGACGCCGACGGAAATTCGATCGATCTCGGCACTGCCGAAGGAAGAGAGGCATGTTGGATCTCCTTCGCCAAACATTTTCGCCTGAATTCAGTTTACAGCAATAATACGCCGGCTGATTTCATGAAAAACACCATATACTTCATCCCTGATTGTAGCCCGCATAAGCCGACTGGAAACTCATCCATGAACAATTTCGGCATTCTGGCGAAACATCCGGTCCTGGTGCAGTAG
- a CDS encoding TadE/TadG family type IV pilus assembly protein has product MAAIEFAIILPLLLLILIGIIEFSILLYDKAMITNASREGARAGSLYREEDPTQDYIEGIIDQYILDNLISLGCAGSTATVDVDPSVDLNGHKHIQVTIQYPYTFLILPDFLTAFFSGTLDGSITLSATSVMRKENQDSVSS; this is encoded by the coding sequence GTGGCCGCCATAGAATTCGCGATCATCCTGCCTCTCCTGCTCCTCATCCTGATCGGGATCATCGAGTTCAGCATCCTCCTCTACGACAAGGCGATGATCACCAACGCCAGTCGTGAAGGCGCCCGCGCGGGGAGTCTCTACCGCGAGGAAGACCCCACTCAGGATTACATAGAGGGAATCATCGATCAGTATATCCTGGACAACCTCATTTCCCTTGGCTGCGCCGGCAGCACCGCCACCGTTGACGTCGATCCCTCCGTGGATTTGAACGGACACAAGCATATCCAGGTCACCATCCAGTACCCCTACACCTTTCTTATTTTGCCGGATTTCCTCACAGCCTTTTTCTCCGGGACCTTGGACGGCTCGATCACGCTCAGCGCCACGAGTGTCATGCGCAAAGAGAACCAGGACAGCGTTTCGAGCTGA
- a CDS encoding type II and III secretion system protein family protein, with translation MTAHFRVRPGLPAIALAAILLPFLTVLITIDGNARAQGSLSEAEKLTLVSGRSMIFETPRPITRISEPDPAVLQYVVVSPHQIYLTGKSAGITNLIIWHDDKRFTVRDIEVVYDVSRLKEKLHEVFPEEKDLQVIATSDSITLLGRVSSTAKLSHALSLAEAFTPKNADDTRGKIINLVQVGGIHQVMLEVRIAEMKRTIANRLGINITAVTRGGNFGITTLGGLSQVVKPTDAVLGAGPLGLAYSSAVDALFRFTTGNVTWTGFIDALNQDGLVKILAKPTLITQSGQTASFLAGGEYPIPISGGFGETTIEFKEFGVRLVFTPTVLNEDKISIQVEPEVSELDFSFALRLEGYVIPGLSTRKAATVIELGDGQSFAIAGLLQETIKEDVQKYPLLGNIPILGALFRSSSFQKSETELVIIATPHLVKPLEPKDVVLPGEHFTEPSYKEFFLEGLIEGRGDKRMPTIHGEVEGPFGYSLPESN, from the coding sequence ATGACGGCTCATTTTCGCGTTCGACCGGGTTTGCCTGCCATCGCTCTTGCAGCAATCCTGCTCCCCTTCCTGACTGTACTGATAACAATCGATGGAAACGCAAGAGCGCAGGGTTCTCTGTCCGAGGCCGAAAAATTGACCCTCGTTTCCGGCCGTTCGATGATCTTCGAAACGCCCAGGCCTATCACGCGGATATCGGAGCCCGACCCGGCCGTCCTCCAATATGTGGTCGTTTCGCCCCATCAGATCTATCTGACCGGAAAATCCGCCGGGATCACGAACCTGATTATCTGGCATGACGATAAGCGCTTTACCGTGCGCGACATCGAAGTCGTCTACGACGTGTCGCGCCTCAAAGAGAAGCTGCACGAGGTTTTCCCCGAAGAAAAGGATCTGCAAGTGATCGCTACGAGCGATTCCATCACCCTTTTGGGAAGGGTTTCGAGCACCGCAAAGCTCTCCCACGCATTGTCTCTCGCCGAGGCCTTCACGCCGAAAAACGCTGACGACACCAGAGGGAAAATCATCAACCTGGTGCAAGTGGGCGGAATCCACCAGGTCATGCTGGAAGTGCGGATAGCCGAGATGAAGCGCACCATCGCCAACCGGCTGGGGATTAACATCACTGCGGTCACCAGGGGCGGCAATTTCGGGATCACGACGCTCGGAGGACTCAGCCAGGTGGTCAAGCCAACTGATGCGGTCTTGGGGGCTGGTCCACTGGGGCTGGCTTACAGCTCCGCTGTGGACGCCCTCTTCCGCTTCACGACCGGCAACGTCACCTGGACCGGCTTCATCGACGCGCTCAACCAGGACGGCCTGGTAAAGATCCTCGCCAAGCCCACCCTGATCACCCAGAGCGGGCAGACCGCCTCCTTTCTGGCTGGAGGGGAATACCCCATCCCCATTTCAGGCGGGTTCGGGGAAACCACCATCGAGTTCAAGGAATTCGGTGTGAGACTCGTCTTCACCCCCACGGTTTTGAACGAGGACAAGATCAGCATCCAGGTCGAACCGGAGGTTTCCGAACTCGACTTCAGCTTCGCCCTGCGCCTGGAAGGCTACGTCATCCCGGGTCTGAGCACTCGGAAGGCCGCCACCGTCATTGAACTTGGCGACGGCCAGAGCTTCGCCATCGCCGGCCTGCTTCAGGAAACCATCAAGGAAGATGTTCAGAAATACCCGCTTCTCGGCAACATCCCGATCCTCGGTGCACTGTTCAGGAGCAGCTCCTTTCAGAAGAGCGAGACGGAGCTCGTGATCATCGCAACGCCTCACCTCGTTAAGCCCCTCGAGCCGAAGGATGTGGTTTTGCCGGGGGAGCATTTCACAGAGCCGAGTTACAAGGAATTCTTCCTGGAAGGCTTGATCGAGGGGCGCGGAGACAAGCGCATGCCGACGATTCACGGCGAAGTGGAGGGGCCATTTGGCTACAGCCTGCCGGAATCTAACTAG